One Cucurbita pepo subsp. pepo cultivar mu-cu-16 chromosome LG20, ASM280686v2, whole genome shotgun sequence genomic window carries:
- the LOC111782660 gene encoding potassium transporter 5-like isoform X3 has protein sequence MANRISGGAEEVSAVVAIEEEEVAPSGSDVPTPQERKMSWQNLRRHDSLYLESRKLHGRDHSDADKKKWSVILQLAFQSIGVVYGDIGTSPLYVYAGIFPEGIKHEDDVLGAMSLIFYTLTLIPVIKYVFIVLRANDNGDGGTFALYSLICRYAKLGLIPNAEMEDGEVSNYQLNLPNRRQKRASRIQSALENSHFAKVSLLFATMLGTAMVIGDGVLTPCISVLSAVGGITEATPAMTEGRIVWASVVILVLLFMAQRLGTDKVGYTFAPIIFIWFAFIAAIGVYNFFKYDPTVIKALNPAYIIYYFQRNKKDAWISLGGVVLCITGTEALFADVGHFSVRSIQLSMSLVTYPSLICAYAGQSSFLRKHSDLVSHTFYKSTPGSLYWPMFVVAVLASIIASQAMISGTFSIIQQSLSLGCFPRVKVVHTSAKHEGQVYVPEINYLLMLACVCITLVFKNTTKIGNAYGIAVVFVMTLTSSFLVLIMVMIWKTHILLVITYVVIIGSVELVYLSSVLYKFDQGGYLPLAFAAVLMTVMYVWNSVFRKKYFYELNHKISPEMFNEMVSTTSFRRLPGMAFFYTELVQGIPPIIKHYVEHVPALQSVLVFVTIKSLPVSKVPADERFLFRRVEAKEIDVFRCVVRYGYTEVRAEHELFEKILLKRLEEFESDRQPLCNCDGRVEEVEEDGNEFGGVAEAWKQGVVHFIGETEVVAKPSAGFGDRIMINYAYSFLRRNLRETDQVFEIPHKRMLKVGMTYEL, from the exons ATGGCTAACCGTATCTCCGGTGGTGCAGAGGAAGTTTCCGCCGTCGTCGCCatagaagaggaagaagttgCGCCGTCTGGTTCCGATGTTCCGACTCCTCAAGAGAGGAAAATGTCGTGGCAAAATCTCCGGCGACACGACTCCTTGTATTTAGAGTCTCGTAAACTCCATGGTCGCGATCACTCCGATGCCGAC aagaagaaatggagtgtGATATTACAACTAGCATTCCAGAGCATCGGAGTAGTGTACGGAGACATCGGAACCTCGCCGCTCTACGTGTACGCCGGCATCTTTCCGGAGGGAATAAAGCACGAGGACGACGTTTTAGGAGCGATGTCTTTGATCTTCTACACCTTAACTCTCATTCCAGTCATCAAATACGTGTTCATCGTCCTCAGAGCCAACGACAACGGCGATG gCGGAACCTTCGCACTGTACTCTCTCATTTGTCGGTACGCGAAATTAGGGCTGATTCCGAACGCAGAGATGGAGGATGGAGAGGTGTCCAATTACCAATTGAATTTGCCGAATCGAAGACAGAAGAGAGCTTCGAGGATTCAGTCGGCGCTGGAGAACAGCCATTTTGCGAAGgtctctcttctctttgcGACGATGCTCGGAACCGCCATGGTTATCGGCGACGGCGTCCTCACCCCTTGTATCTCAG TTTTATCTGCTGTGGGAGGGATCACGGAGGCAACCCCTGCAATGACAGAAG GAAGGATTGTTTGGGCATCAGTAGTCATCTTGGTGTTGCTGTTCATGGCTCAAAGATTAGGAACCGACAAAGTGGGCTACACTTTTGCCCCAATCATCTTCATTTGGTTTGCTTTCATTGCTGCAATCGGTGTTTACAACTTTTTCAAATACGACCCAACTGTGATCAAGGCCTTAAATCCAGcctacattatttattatttccagAGGAACAAAAAGGATGCTTGGATTTCTCTCGGCGGCGTTGTTCTTTGCATTACAG GGACGGAAGCATTGTTCGCCGACGTCGGGCATTTCAGCGTCCGATCGATCCAGCTGAGCATGTCCCTAGTGACCTACCCATCTCTAATATGCGCTTATGCAGGCCAATCTTCGTTTCTTCGCAAGCATAGTGATCTAGTTTCACACACATTCTACAAGTCCACTCCTG GAAGTTTGTATTGGCCAATGTTTGTGGTGGCAGTTTTAGCATCAATCATAGCAAGCCAAGCCATGATCTCAGGAACTTTTTCTATAATTCAGCAGTCACTTTCACTTGGATGCTTCCCAAGAGTTAAAGTGGTTCATACTTCTGCTAAGCATGAAGGCCAAGTTTATGTTCCTGAGATCAATTACCTTCTCATGTTGGCTTGTGTTTGTATTACTTTGGTTTTCAAGAACACTACAAAGATCGGCAATGCATACG GAATAGCAGTGGTGTTTGTGATGACACTCACGTCCTCCTTCCTAGTATTGATAATGGTAATGATATGGAAAACTCACATCCTGTTGGTAATCACTTACGTTGTCATAATTGGGAGCGTGGAATTGGTGTATCTAAGTTCAGTTCTTTACAAGTTCGACCAAGGAGGGTATCTCCCTCTGGCTTTTGCAGCTGTTTTGATGACAGTAATGTATGTGTGGAATAGTGTGTTTAGAAAGAAGTACTTTTACGAGCTCAACCACAAAATCTCTCCGGAAATGTTCAATGAAATGGTGAGTACCACCAGCTTTAGAAGACTTCCTGGCATGGCATTTTTCTACACTGAGCTCGTTCAAGGCATCCCTCCCATCATCAAGCATTACGTCGAGCACGTGCCCGCTTTGCAGTCTGTGCTTGTCTTTGTCACCATTAAATCGCTTCCTGTTAGCAAG GTTCCAGCCGACGAACGTTTCCTCTTCCGACGAGTAGAGGCAAAGGAGATCGATGTGTTTCGTTGTGTAGTTCGATATGGATACACAGAAGTGCGCGCCGAACATGAACTGTTCGAGAAGATTTTACTCAAAAGATTGGAAGAGTTCGAAAGTGATCGACAGCCATTGTGTAACTGCGATGGGAGAGTTGAAGAAGTTGAAGAGGATGGGAATGAATTTGGAGGCGTTGCAGAAGCATGGAAGCAAGGAGTTGTTCATTTCATTGGGGAAACAGAGGTGGTTGCTAAACCGAGTGCGGGGTTTGGAGATAgaattatgataaattatgCATATAGCTTCTTGAGGAGAAATTTGAGGGAAACTGATCAAGTTTTTGAAATTCCTCACAAACGTATGCTTAAAGTGGGAATGACTTATGAACTTTAG
- the LOC111782660 gene encoding potassium transporter 5-like isoform X1, whose amino-acid sequence MANRISGGAEEVSAVVAIEEEEVAPSGSDVPTPQERKMSWQNLRRHDSLYLESRKLHGRDHSDADKKKWSVILQLAFQSIGVVYGDIGTSPLYVYAGIFPEGIKHEDDVLGAMSLIFYTLTLIPVIKYVFIVLRANDNGDGGTFALYSLICRYAKLGLIPNAEMEDGEVSNYQLNLPNRRQKRASRIQSALENSHFAKVSLLFATMLGTAMVIGDGVLTPCISVLSAVGGITEATPAMTEGRIVWASVVILVLLFMAQRLGTDKVGYTFAPIIFIWFAFIAAIGVYNFFKYDPTVIKALNPAYIIYYFQRNKKDAWISLGGVVLCITGTEALFADVGHFSVRSIQLSMSLVTYPSLICAYAGQSSFLRKHSDLVSHTFYKSTPGSLYWPMFVVAVLASIIASQAMISGTFSIIQQSLSLGCFPRVKVVHTSAKHEGQVYVPEINYLLMLACVCITLVFKNTTKIGNAYGIAVVFVMTLTSSFLVLIMVMIWKTHILLVITYVVIIGSVELVYLSSVLYKFDQGGYLPLAFAAVLMTVMYVWNSVFRKKYFYELNHKISPEMFNEMVSTTSFRRLPGMAFFYTELVQGIPPIIKHYVEHVPALQSVLVFVTIKSLPVSKVPADERFLFRRVEAKEIDVFRCVVRYGYTEVRAEHELFEKILLERLEKFESDRQPLCNCDGRVEEVEEDGNEFGGVAEAWKQGVVHFIGETEVVAKPSAGFGDRIMINYAYSFLRRNLRETDQVFEIPHKRMLKVGMTYEL is encoded by the exons ATGGCTAACCGTATCTCCGGTGGTGCAGAGGAAGTTTCCGCCGTCGTCGCCatagaagaggaagaagttgCGCCGTCTGGTTCCGATGTTCCGACTCCTCAAGAGAGGAAAATGTCGTGGCAAAATCTCCGGCGACACGACTCCTTGTATTTAGAGTCTCGTAAACTCCATGGTCGCGATCACTCCGATGCCGAC aagaagaaatggagtgtGATATTACAACTAGCATTCCAGAGCATCGGAGTAGTGTACGGAGACATCGGAACCTCGCCGCTCTACGTGTACGCCGGCATCTTTCCGGAGGGAATAAAGCACGAGGACGACGTTTTAGGAGCGATGTCTTTGATCTTCTACACCTTAACTCTCATTCCAGTCATCAAATACGTGTTCATCGTCCTCAGAGCCAACGACAACGGCGATG gCGGAACCTTCGCACTGTACTCTCTCATTTGTCGGTACGCGAAATTAGGGCTGATTCCGAACGCAGAGATGGAGGATGGAGAGGTGTCCAATTACCAATTGAATTTGCCGAATCGAAGACAGAAGAGAGCTTCGAGGATTCAGTCGGCGCTGGAGAACAGCCATTTTGCGAAGgtctctcttctctttgcGACGATGCTCGGAACCGCCATGGTTATCGGCGACGGCGTCCTCACCCCTTGTATCTCAG TTTTATCTGCTGTGGGAGGGATCACGGAGGCAACCCCTGCAATGACAGAAG GAAGGATTGTTTGGGCATCAGTAGTCATCTTGGTGTTGCTGTTCATGGCTCAAAGATTAGGAACCGACAAAGTGGGCTACACTTTTGCCCCAATCATCTTCATTTGGTTTGCTTTCATTGCTGCAATCGGTGTTTACAACTTTTTCAAATACGACCCAACTGTGATCAAGGCCTTAAATCCAGcctacattatttattatttccagAGGAACAAAAAGGATGCTTGGATTTCTCTCGGCGGCGTTGTTCTTTGCATTACAG GGACGGAAGCATTGTTCGCCGACGTCGGGCATTTCAGCGTCCGATCGATCCAGCTGAGCATGTCCCTAGTGACCTACCCATCTCTAATATGCGCTTATGCAGGCCAATCTTCGTTTCTTCGCAAGCATAGTGATCTAGTTTCACACACATTCTACAAGTCCACTCCTG GAAGTTTGTATTGGCCAATGTTTGTGGTGGCAGTTTTAGCATCAATCATAGCAAGCCAAGCCATGATCTCAGGAACTTTTTCTATAATTCAGCAGTCACTTTCACTTGGATGCTTCCCAAGAGTTAAAGTGGTTCATACTTCTGCTAAGCATGAAGGCCAAGTTTATGTTCCTGAGATCAATTACCTTCTCATGTTGGCTTGTGTTTGTATTACTTTGGTTTTCAAGAACACTACAAAGATCGGCAATGCATACG GAATAGCAGTGGTGTTTGTGATGACACTCACGTCCTCCTTCCTAGTATTGATAATGGTAATGATATGGAAAACTCACATCCTGTTGGTAATCACTTACGTTGTCATAATTGGGAGCGTGGAATTGGTGTATCTAAGTTCAGTTCTTTACAAGTTCGACCAAGGAGGGTATCTCCCTCTGGCTTTTGCAGCTGTTTTGATGACAGTAATGTATGTGTGGAATAGTGTGTTTAGAAAGAAGTACTTTTACGAGCTCAACCACAAAATCTCTCCGGAAATGTTCAATGAAATGGTGAGTACCACCAGCTTTAGAAGACTTCCTGGCATGGCATTTTTCTACACTGAGCTCGTTCAAGGCATCCCTCCCATCATCAAGCATTACGTCGAGCACGTGCCCGCTTTGCAGTCTGTGCTTGTCTTTGTCACCATTAAATCGCTTCCTGTTAGCAAG GTTCCAGCCGACGAACGTTTCCTCTTCCGAAGAGTAGAGGCAAAGGAGATCGACGTGTTTCGTTGTGTAGTTCGATATGGATACACAGAAGTGCGTGCCGAACATGAACTGTTCGAGAAAATTTTACTCGAAAGATTGGAAAAG TTCGAAAGTGATCGACAGCCATTGTGTAACTGCGATGGGAGAGTTGAAGAAGTTGAAGAGGATGGGAATGAATTTGGAGGCGTTGCAGAAGCATGGAAGCAAGGAGTTGTTCATTTCATTGGGGAAACAGAGGTGGTTGCTAAACCGAGTGCGGGGTTTGGAGATAgaattatgataaattatgCATATAGCTTCTTGAGGAGAAATTTGAGGGAAACTGATCAAGTTTTTGAAATTCCTCACAAACGTATGCTTAAAGTGGGAATGACTTATGAACTTTAG
- the LOC111782660 gene encoding potassium transporter 5-like isoform X2, whose amino-acid sequence MANRISGGAEEVSAVVAIEEEEVAPSGSDVPTPQERKMSWQNLRRHDSLYLESRKLHGRDHSDADKKKWSVILQLAFQSIGVVYGDIGTSPLYVYAGIFPEGIKHEDDVLGAMSLIFYTLTLIPVIKYVFIVLRANDNGDGGTFALYSLICRYAKLGLIPNAEMEDGEVSNYQLNLPNRRQKRASRIQSALENSHFAKVSLLFATMLGTAMVIGDGVLTPCISVLSAVGGITEATPAMTEGRIVWASVVILVLLFMAQRLGTDKVGYTFAPIIFIWFAFIAAIGVYNFFKYDPTVIKALNPAYIIYYFQRNKKDAWISLGGVVLCITGTEALFADVGHFSVRSIQLSMSLVTYPSLICAYAGQSSFLRKHSDLVSHTFYKSTPGSLYWPMFVVAVLASIIASQAMISGTFSIIQQSLSLGCFPRVKVVHTSAKHEGQVYVPEINYLLMLACVCITLVFKNTTKIGNAYGIAVVFVMTLTSSFLVLIMVMIWKTHILLVITYVVIIGSVELVYLSSVLYKFDQGGYLPLAFAAVLMTVMYVWNSVFRKKYFYELNHKISPEMFNEMVSTTSFRRLPGMAFFYTELVQGIPPIIKHYVEHVPALQSVLVFVTIKSLPVSKVPADERFLFRRVEAKEIDVFRCVVRYGYTEVRAEHELFEKILLKRLEEFESDRQPLCNCDGRVEEVEEDGNEFGGVAEAWKQGVVHFIGETEVVAKPSAGFGDRIMINYAYSFLRRNLRETDQVFEIPHKRMLKVGMTYEL is encoded by the exons ATGGCTAACCGTATCTCCGGTGGTGCAGAGGAAGTTTCCGCCGTCGTCGCCatagaagaggaagaagttgCGCCGTCTGGTTCCGATGTTCCGACTCCTCAAGAGAGGAAAATGTCGTGGCAAAATCTCCGGCGACACGACTCCTTGTATTTAGAGTCTCGTAAACTCCATGGTCGCGATCACTCCGATGCCGAC aagaagaaatggagtgtGATATTACAACTAGCATTCCAGAGCATCGGAGTAGTGTACGGAGACATCGGAACCTCGCCGCTCTACGTGTACGCCGGCATCTTTCCGGAGGGAATAAAGCACGAGGACGACGTTTTAGGAGCGATGTCTTTGATCTTCTACACCTTAACTCTCATTCCAGTCATCAAATACGTGTTCATCGTCCTCAGAGCCAACGACAACGGCGATG gCGGAACCTTCGCACTGTACTCTCTCATTTGTCGGTACGCGAAATTAGGGCTGATTCCGAACGCAGAGATGGAGGATGGAGAGGTGTCCAATTACCAATTGAATTTGCCGAATCGAAGACAGAAGAGAGCTTCGAGGATTCAGTCGGCGCTGGAGAACAGCCATTTTGCGAAGgtctctcttctctttgcGACGATGCTCGGAACCGCCATGGTTATCGGCGACGGCGTCCTCACCCCTTGTATCTCAG TTTTATCTGCTGTGGGAGGGATCACGGAGGCAACCCCTGCAATGACAGAAG GAAGGATTGTTTGGGCATCAGTAGTCATCTTGGTGTTGCTGTTCATGGCTCAAAGATTAGGAACCGACAAAGTGGGCTACACTTTTGCCCCAATCATCTTCATTTGGTTTGCTTTCATTGCTGCAATCGGTGTTTACAACTTTTTCAAATACGACCCAACTGTGATCAAGGCCTTAAATCCAGcctacattatttattatttccagAGGAACAAAAAGGATGCTTGGATTTCTCTCGGCGGCGTTGTTCTTTGCATTACAG GGACGGAAGCATTGTTCGCCGACGTCGGGCATTTCAGCGTCCGATCGATCCAGCTGAGCATGTCCCTAGTGACCTACCCATCTCTAATATGCGCTTATGCAGGCCAATCTTCGTTTCTTCGCAAGCATAGTGATCTAGTTTCACACACATTCTACAAGTCCACTCCTG GAAGTTTGTATTGGCCAATGTTTGTGGTGGCAGTTTTAGCATCAATCATAGCAAGCCAAGCCATGATCTCAGGAACTTTTTCTATAATTCAGCAGTCACTTTCACTTGGATGCTTCCCAAGAGTTAAAGTGGTTCATACTTCTGCTAAGCATGAAGGCCAAGTTTATGTTCCTGAGATCAATTACCTTCTCATGTTGGCTTGTGTTTGTATTACTTTGGTTTTCAAGAACACTACAAAGATCGGCAATGCATACG GAATAGCAGTGGTGTTTGTGATGACACTCACGTCCTCCTTCCTAGTATTGATAATGGTAATGATATGGAAAACTCACATCCTGTTGGTAATCACTTACGTTGTCATAATTGGGAGCGTGGAATTGGTGTATCTAAGTTCAGTTCTTTACAAGTTCGACCAAGGAGGGTATCTCCCTCTGGCTTTTGCAGCTGTTTTGATGACAGTAATGTATGTGTGGAATAGTGTGTTTAGAAAGAAGTACTTTTACGAGCTCAACCACAAAATCTCTCCGGAAATGTTCAATGAAATGGTGAGTACCACCAGCTTTAGAAGACTTCCTGGCATGGCATTTTTCTACACTGAGCTCGTTCAAGGCATCCCTCCCATCATCAAGCATTACGTCGAGCACGTGCCCGCTTTGCAGTCTGTGCTTGTCTTTGTCACCATTAAATCGCTTCCTGTTAGCAAG GTTCCAGCCGACGAACGTTTCCTCTTCCGAAGAGTAGAGGCAAAGGAGATCGACGTGTTTCGTTGTGTAGTTCGATATGGATACACAGAAGTGCGTGCCGAAC ATGAACTGTTCGAGAAGATTTTACTCAAAAGATTGGAAGAGTTCGAAAGTGATCGACAGCCATTGTGTAACTGCGATGGGAGAGTTGAAGAAGTTGAAGAGGATGGGAATGAATTTGGAGGCGTTGCAGAAGCATGGAAGCAAGGAGTTGTTCATTTCATTGGGGAAACAGAGGTGGTTGCTAAACCGAGTGCGGGGTTTGGAGATAgaattatgataaattatgCATATAGCTTCTTGAGGAGAAATTTGAGGGAAACTGATCAAGTTTTTGAAATTCCTCACAAACGTATGCTTAAAGTGGGAATGACTTATGAACTTTAG
- the LOC111782513 gene encoding uncharacterized protein LOC111782513, producing the protein MENGRKPGRSDGRLSMEEEREMEAKTRDYFNGVAPKRHTKPQRSEFSAHYVDKVNGRDDYIPELAEFQRLESDPLERLAYDGRNGNIPDEFVETKYYDDLNCVDKQHHTTGTGFIRTENGDCKSFRLEVDSAACCHGSCRGNPATNDWIPATNDLANRGDY; encoded by the exons ATGGAGAACGGCAGAAAGCCTGGAAGGAGCGACGGTCGTCTATCAATGGAGGAGGAAAGAGAGATGGAGGCCAAAACTCGAGACTACTTCAATGGCGTCGCACCGAAGCGCCACACCAAGCCTCAGCGCAGCGAGTTCTCTGCTCATTACGTCGACAAAGTAAATGGCAGGGACGATTACATTCCTGAACTCGCTGAGTTTCAGCGCCTCGAATCCGATCCTCTCGAG AGACTTGCTTATGATGGCCGTAACGGCAACATCCCTGATGAATTTGTGGAGACGAAGTATTATGACGATCTCAATTGTGTAGACAAACAGCACCACACG ACAGGAACAGGATTCATAAGAACGGAGAATGGAGATTGCAAAAGTTTCAGACTCGAAGTAGATTCTGCTGCCTGCTGCCATGGCTCTTGCAGGGGTAATCCGGCGACCAACGACTGGATTCCGGCCACTAATGATCTG GCAAACAGGGGTGATTattaa